The following is a genomic window from Polaribacter atrinae.
AGAACTACTTCACACAGAAAGGCAATGTTAGCTAATATGACATGTTCTTTAATAGAACATAAACGTATTAACACTACAGTGGCTAAAGCAAAAGCATTAAGAGTTTTTGCAGAACCATTAATAACAAAGTCTAAAAGTGATACTACTCACAACAGACGTGTTGTATTTTCTCACTTACGTGATAAATATGCAGTTACAGAGTTATTTAAAGAAATTTCTGTAAAAGTAGCAGATAGACCAGGAGGTTATCTTCGTATTATTAAGTTAGGAAATCGTCAAGGGGATAATGCTCCTATGGCAATGGTAGAATTAGTTGATTACAACGAAATTTACAATCCTAATGGTAAAAAAGCTAAGAAAACTACACGTAGAGGAAGAAGCAAAAAAGCAGATGCTCCACAAGTAGAAGGAACAGCAACAGAAGAAAAATCTGAAGAATAAAAAATGAGAATTTTTTAAATTATATAAAAGGGATAAGCGTTTACGCTTATCCCTTTTTTTTTATATTTTTGCAATAAGAAACACAACAACTATCAATGAAATATCAAACACGAAAAAAGGCACTTGTTTTATTAGCAGATGGAACAATTTTTTATGGTAAATCCGTAGGAATAGAAGGAACTTCTACTGGTGAAATCTGTTTTAATACAGGTATGACAGGGTATCAAGAAATTTTTACAGATCCATCTTATTTTGGTCAATTAATGGTTGCAACAAATGCACATATTGGTAATTATGGGGTAAATGATAATGAAGTTGAATCTGATGGAATCAAAATTTCAGGTTTAATTTGTAGAAATTTTAGTTTTACTCATTCTAGAGTAGATTCTAATGGTAATTTAAAAGATTGGTTTACAAAACATAATCTTGTTGCTATTTCTGATGTTGATACTAGAGCATTAGTATCTTATATTAGAGATAATGGTGCAATGAATGCTATTATTTCTACTGATGTAGATAATATTGATGCTTTAAAAAAACAATTAGCTTCTGTACCAAGTATGGAAGGCTTAGAGTTGGCTTCTAAAGTTTCTACAAAAGAACCTTACTATGTTGGTGATGAGAATGCTACTATCAAAATATCTGCCTTAGATATCGGTATAAAAAAGAATATTTTAAGAAACTTAGCCAAAAGAGGTGCTTATATTAAAGTGTTTCCTTACAATGCAAAGTTTGAAGATTTAGCTGCATTTAATCCTGATGGTTATTTTATTTCTAATGGCCCTGGAGATCCAGAACCTTTAATTGAAGCACAAGAAGTAGCTAAAGAAATAATAGAAAGAAATTTACCTTTATTTGGTATCTGTTTAGGTCATCAAGTGATTGCTTTGGCTAACGGAATTTCTACTTATAAAATGTACAACGGTCATAGAGGAATTAATCATCCTGTTAAAAACTTATTGACTGGTAAAGGAGAAATTACTTCTCAAAACCATGGTTTTGCTATCAACAGAGAAGAAACAGAAGCTAATGACAATGTAGAAATTACTCATGTTCATTTAAATGATCATACAGTAGCGGGAATCCGTATGAAAGACAAGAATGTTTTTTCTGTACAATACCACCCAGAAGCTAGCCCTGGACCGCATGATTCTGAGTATTTATTCGATCAATTTATAAAAAATATTAAGGAAGCAAAATCAGTAACAAATTAGTATTTGTTCAATTATTTTAGCTGAAAACGTTTTCGTAAGTAACTCTTTAAAACCACTCTTTTAAGAGTGGTTTTTTGTAAATTAGCGGTATAAATAAAAGACATAAATTAATTAAATAATAAATAATATGAGCATTATAATTAGCGTTCACGCACGTCAAATTTTTGATTCAAGAGGTAACCCAACGGTTGAAGTAGATGTAACTACAGAAAATGGTGTTTTAGGTAGAGCAGCAGTTCCTTCTGGAGCTTCTACAGGAGAGCATGAAGCTGTTGAATTACGTGATGGTGGTAAAGATTACATGGGTAAAGGTGTTTTAAAAGCTGTATCTAACGTAAATAACATTATTGCAGCAGAATTATTAGGTACTTCTGTTTTTGAACAGAATGCTATTGATCAATTAATGATTGATTTAGATGGTACACCAAATAAATCTAAATTAGGAGCCAATGCTATTTTAGGAGTTTCTTTAGCTGCTGCTAAAGCTGCTGCTAATGAGTTAGGAATGCCTTTATACAGATATGTAGGTGGTGTTTCTGCAAATACTTTACCATTACCAATGATGAATATCATTAATGGTGGTTCTCATTCTGATGCTCCAATTGCTTTTCAAGAATTTATGATTATGCCAGTTAAGGCAAAAACATTTACTGAAGCTATGAAAATGGGTTCTGAAATTTTTCATAACTTGAAAAAAGTTTTACACGATAGAAATTTATCTACTGCTGTTGGAGATGAAGGAGGTTTTGCTCCAAACTTACCAGGAGGTACTGAAGATGCTATTGAAACAATTGCATTAGCAGTTAAAAATGCTGGTTACGTTTTTGGTGAAGAAATTAAAATTGCATTAGATTGTGCTGCTGCAGAATTTTATGTTGATGGTAAATATGATTACACTAAGTTTGAAGGTGAAACAGGAAAAATTAGAACAAGTAAAGAACAAGCAGATTATTTAGCTGAATTAACTGGTAAATATCCTATTATTTCTATTGAAGATGGGATGGATGAAAATGACTGGGATGGTACAAAATACCTTACTGAATTAATTGGAGATAAAGTTCAATTAGTTGGTGATGATTTATTTGTTACTAATGTAGAGCGTTTGGCTAAAGGAATTGAGAATGGAATAGCAAATTCTATTTTAATTAAAGTAAACCAAATTGGAAGTTTAACAGAAACTATTGCAGCTGTAAATATGGCTAAAAATGCAGGTTATACTTCAGTAATGTCTCATAGATCTGGTGAAACAGAAGATAATACTATTGCAGATTTAGCAGTAGCATTAAACTGTGGACAAATAAAAACTGGTTCTGCTTCTCGTTCTGATAGAATGGCAAAATACAACCAATTATTACGTATTGAAGAAGAATTAGGTGCAACTGCTTATTTTCCAGGAGAAAATGCTTTTAAACTTTAAGAGTAACTTTTTTAAATAGATTATAACCTCATAAGAAATTATGAGGTTTTTTTTGCATTATTCTTACATAAGTTACCTTTATTTTAAAATTCTTAAAATCTATTAGTGCACCCTTTTAAAATACTATTAAATTTGGTATCTTCGTCAAACTTAACAATACTAAAAAATCATCAGTAAATGTCAGATACAGCTAAATTACAGATTGGAGATAAAACTTATGAGTTTCCACTTGTAAAGGGTACAGAAAATGAAGTAGCCATAGATATTAAAACCTTAAGAGGTGCAACTAATGGAATTATAACTATAGATCCAGGTTATAAGAACACAGGTTCATGTGAAAGTGCTATTACTTTCTTAGATGGAGAAAAAGGTATTTTACGTTATAGAGGCTATTCTATTGAAGAGTTAGCTGAAAAAGCAGATTTTTTAGAAGTATCTTATGCATTAATATTTGGTAATTTACCTACAAAGGCAGAATTAGAAAAATTTCATAATGACATTAGAGATCATTCATTAGTAGATGATGATGTTAGAAAAATATTAGAAGCATTTCCAAAGACAGCACACCCAATGGGAGTATTGTCTTCTTTAACAAGTGCTTTAACTGCATTTAATCCATCTTCAGTTAATATTGAGTCTAGAGAAGATATGTACAACGCTATTGTACGTATTATGGCTAAATTTCCAGTATTAGTAGCTTGGACTATGCGTAAGCAAAAAGGAATGCATTTAAATTATGGACAAAAATCTTTAGGTTATGTAGAGAATTTGATGTTTATGATGTTTAAGCAACCAAATGAAGATTTTGTAATTAATCCTATTGTTAAAGACGCTTTAGACAAATTGTTAATTTTACATGCAGATCATGAGCAAAACTGTTCTACATCTACTGTAAGAATTGTTGGTTCTTCTCATGCTGGTTTATTTGCATCTCTTTCTGCAGGAATTTCTGCACTTTGGGGACCATTACACGGTGGAGCAAACCAAGCTGTATTAGAAATGTTAGAAGGAATTAGAGCTGACGGCGGTGATACTAAGAAGTACATGGCTAAAGCAAAAGATAAAAATGATCCTTTCCGTTTAATGGGATTTGGTCATAGAGTTTATAAAAACTTCGATCCAAGAGCTAAAATTATTAAAGCAGCAGCAGATGATGTTTTAAATGATTTAGGTGTTAAAGATCCTATTTTAGATATTGCAAGAAGTTTAGAGCAAGAAGCTTTAAATGATCCATATTTTGTTGAAAGAAAATTATATCCAAATGTAGATTTCTATTCTGGTATTATTTACAGAGCTATGGGAATCCCTACAGAGATGTTTACAGTAATGTTTGCTTTAGGACGTTTACCAGGTTGGATTGCTCAGTGGAAAGAAATGCGTCTTAATAAAGAACCAATAGGTAGACCACGTCAAATTTATACTGGAGAAAATTACAGACCATTTACAGGTATAGAAAAAAGATAAATTTTATTACATTTACAAAATCAAAGCTTCATATTTTATGAAGCTTTTTTTAATTATTTTATGTATGTTACAATTAAATATTAAAAACGAAACCTCTAGATTAAGAGCTGTAATTTTAGGTACTGCCAAAAGCAATGGAGGAGTACCTAAAGTAGAAAGCTGTTATGATCCTAAAAGTATTGAACACGTTTTAGCGGGAACATACCCTAAAGAATCTGCAATGAACTTAGAGATGGAAGCTGTTGCTGAAATTTTAAAGAAGTATGATGTAGAAGTATTTAGGCCAGATATAATTGAAAATTACAATCAAATATTTTCTAGAGACATTGCTTTTGTTATTGAAGACACTTTTATAGAAGCAAACATTCTTCCAGACAGAGAAAAAGAATATAGAGCAATAGACAAAGTAATATCAAAAATAGACCCTAAAAAAGTGGTTGTCTTACCTAAAGAATGTCATGTAGAAGGTGGTGATGTGATGCCATGGAATGATTATCTTTTTATTGGTACGTATTCTGGTAGTGACTATTCTGATTATATTACAGCCCGAACAAATATGGACGCAGTAATTGCACTACAAGAGCTATTTCCTGAAAAGAAAGTAAAATCTTTTGAGTTAAGAAAATCAAATACCAATGCTAAAGAAAATGCTTTGCATTTAGACTGTTGTTTTCAACCCATAGGAAAAGACAAAGCAATTCTTCACAAAAATGGTTTTTTAATAGAAAGAGAATATCAATGGTTAGTTAATTTCTTTGGAGAGGAAAATATTTTCGAAATTACTAAAGAAGAAATGTATAGTATGAATAGTAATATCTTTTCAATTTCTGAAGAAGTTATTATTTCTGAAAAAAACTTTACAAGATTAAATACTTGGCTTAGAGATAAAGGTTTTACTGTAGAAGAAGTTGCGTATTCTGAAATTGCGAAGCAAGAAGGCTTACTTAGATGCTCTACGTTGCCTTTAATAAGAGATTAAAAGTAGATGTTATAACCGTTTTATAATTGAGTATTAAAACTCAATTATATTTTGATAAAGAAGTTAAAAATGTGAAAAAAAAATAAACCTTTTTAGACATTCTATTAAATAAAAAAACGAGCAAATTGCTCGTTTTTTTATTTAATAGAATATAATTTTCTTTATTACTTTTTCTTAATAGAATTTAAGTATTCTTGAAAACGTTTTCCGTATTCAGAGCTTTTTACTTTATCTGATAAAGAACTATTTACGGTATCTAACATTTTTAAACTAGCATCATACATCTCTGTTAACCCAATATAAGGTGCTACTTCATAGTCTGCATTTGTAAGTGCAAAATTAGTAGTAAATAAAACTCTTCTTTTTGCAAGATTTTTATAGTCTTTTTCTAATTGAGCAATTAACTCCTGGTCATTTGTTTTTTTAGCTTCAAAATCTTTTTTGATAAAGTCTAATCGTTGATCTTGAAATTTACTTTTAATTTTATTATACTTATCTAAAATTTCTTGATTTTTAGATCCGGTTATTTGCGGTGTAAATCCAAATTTGTCAACATTGTCATTAATGGTTATCGTTCCCTCTTCACCAAAAAATAAAATTCTTTTATCCGTAGTATTTCCATCAAAGGTTAAGTAATACAAAACAGGAGACTTTACATCATCTGTTAAAATAAATTGATCACTCCCTATTAAGTTTACAGAATCTACAGAAACTAAAAGAGTGTCTTTCATCTTCTGAAGGTATAAAGTACCTTTTTTAAGACCTTTAATTTGCCCTTTAACAATCATATTACCTTCTTTTTTAGAAGAACATGCTGTAATTAAAATAGATAGGACTAAAAGCGTAATAATTTTCTTCATAAATCTATATTTTTCGTCTGCAAATATGCTGATTTTTATTTAAAGTGTTGCTGATAATTCCATTAAAATAGTACATAAAATGGCACCAATTGTTCCTATGGCGTATCCAAAAACAGCTAATAAAACACCTACAGTAGCTAAAGATGGATGAAACGCTTGTGCTACAATTGGGGCAGAAGCTGCACCACCAACATTTGCTTGACTACCAAGTGCTAAAAAGAAATAAGGTGCTTTTATTAATTTGGCAACTACAATTAATAAACCAGCATGAATAGACATCCAAACAAGACCAATAGCAATTAAGCCAACATTGTCAAAAATCATTGCTAAATCCATTTTCATACCAATGGTAGCAACCAAAATGTAAATAAATACACTTCCAATTTTACTAGCGCCCGCACCTTCGTAATTTTTTGCTTTTGTAAAAGATAAGATAACTGCAATAACTGTAGAAATACTAATCAACCAAAAGAAACTAGAACCTAAGAAAGTAAAGATGTTTCTCCAAGTTTCAGAAGCAATACTTGCTACTAAGTTACTGAAAAAAGCACTTAAGTATTCTGCTGTAAAATGCCCAAAACCAACGGTACCAAAAGCAATTGCAAGAATTATCATAAAGTCTGTTACAGAAGGATTCCTTTTTACTTTCTTAGCAAATAAAGATACTTTTTCTTTTAAATCTTCTATGGCAGAAGTATCTGCACCTAACCATTTGTCTATTTTATCTTTTTTACCAATACCTATTAATAGAATCGCCATCCAAACATTTGCTACTACAATATCAACAAACACCATTCCTCCATATTTGGCAGGGTTGTATTTATAAATTTCTAACATGGCAGTTTGGTTTGCACCACCACCAATCCAACTTCCTGCAAGTGTAGATAAACCACGCCAAACAGCATCAAAATCTGATCCACCAACAGTTTCTGGAGAGAAAATTGAGATGAGTAAAATAGCTAAAGGCCCACCAATAATAATACCTACAGTTCCCGTAAAAAACATAATTAATGCTTTAGAACCTAAGTTAAAAATAGCTTTTAAATCGATGCTTAGTGTCATTAAAACTAGGGCAGCTGGTAATAAAAATCGACTAGAAATATAATACAATTGAGATTTTCCTTTTACAACTTCTCCTGCTGCACTTAAGGTTTCCCATTCTGGGGATATTATTCCGACTGTTGTAAAAATAGCGGGAATAAAATATGCCATAAATAAACCTGGTACAATTTTATAAAATTTATGCCAAAAGCCACTTGTTTTATTTTCTGTATAAAAAACGAAACCGAGTGATAACATTAAGATTCCAAAAACGATTGCATCATTTGTAAAAGTTGGTGCGGTCATACTTATATTGTTTTATTTGTAAAGTCTGTATTTAATATAATCCCTAATTGTAATCTATGAAGATCACTATTTGAAAATTTTGTGTAAAAGTAACCTAATTTTAGTTTTAGGCTCTCATTAATTTTTTTAAGAATGCCAGCACCTGTTCTATTTTGGCTGTATGCTTTAGAAGCAAATTTTATAAAAAGTTCGCTAAACGTGTAAGCTTCTAAATTGTTAGAAATTGGGTGTTTTAAAAATAAGCCATAACGTATTCTATGTGCTACTTCGTTAGTCGCGTTTTTTCTTTTAAATCTTTGTGCTAAACGGACGCGATGTTTTACTTGAATAGTACTCCAATGATCTTTAATGTTTAAATCTTGATAAAACCGATATTCATGCAAATCAGCAGCATCTTTTTCGTAACTTGTATCTGTTATAGAATAGACGCTACCGCCTGTAACATTAATCTTGTTATTAAAGGCATAATTAATACCTAATCTATAAATTTCTTGTTGATATTCATTTGCCAATTCATAATATCTAAAATGGGCACTTGTTGTAAGTTTTATTTTTTTAGAAAGCTTATGAGACCCATTGTACATATACCAAGTTCCTAATTTACTTTCTGCAGAAGATTGTGCATGTAGTTTAAAGTAAAAGAGCAGTAATAAAATAATTAGTATTTTGTTATTCATAAATTAATTAGATCAAAAAAATTATATTTTAATTGATTTTTATCAAGTAGGCAATATACAAAATACTAAACGCTCAATAAAAATTGAGCGTCTATTTTTAATCTTTATATCGTTTTTAATTTCTTGAAAAAGTAATTCTAATGTTTGTTTTAAAAGTTATTAAATATAGGTGTTAATTTACTCTTCTTTTTTAGTAGGTTCTCTTTTTGCATTTTTAAGAGCTTGCATAAGCATCCATTCTATTTGTCCGTTTGTAGAACGAAATTCATCTGCAGCCCATTTTTCAATAGCTTTTATCATGTCTTCATTAACTCGCAACGCGAATGCTTTTTTCTTTGCCATGTTACTTTTTTATAAATAAACTGATGGTTTTAATTAGTTTATCTGAGATTTGGTATTCCGGAGAATAATAAGATTTTAAATTGTTTTCCTCTTCTTGGATGTCTTTTAAAACATGATTCATGTTTTCTATAATCACCAATTTAGAGTTTGGGTTTGCGGAATGTAGTAATTTTGCGTCTTCAACTGTTACCTGAAGATCTTTATCTCCATTAATAATTAAAATAGGAATCTGTAGTTTTTTAATTTCTGATTCAGGATTTAATTGCATCCAAGAATATAAAAAAGGTTGATTTGGTTTGCCAAATATGCTCATTAAAAACGGATGTACGGTTTCAATTTTACCTTTTACTCTTAAAGTGTCAAACTGTTTTCGGGCTGCAATACCTAAAGGGGCATTGTTCTTTGTAATTTGTTTTATAATCGTTTCATCAATTTGTTCTCCTGTGCCAGCAATAGAAATGTATTTGTCAACATTTTTAGCAGCCATCATTGCAATTAATGAACCTTGACTATGGCCAATTAAAATAATTTTAGAAAAGCGGGTGTCATTTTTAAAATGAGCGATTACTTTTTCTGCATCCACAGTAAAATCGGTAATCTTTGTGTTTGCTAATAACTTGCTGTTATTCTTATTAGCCGTTCTTTTATCATAACTAAAGAAAGCTATATTTTCTTTATTGATGGAGTCTCTAAATTGTTTAATATAGTTTGCTTGTACGTTTTGTGCAGACTGATTTCCGTTTCTCTCAATAGGACCAGAGCCATGAACCCAAATGATTAAAGGCGTATTTTCTTTGGTAAATGTTAAGGTTCCTGGAAGTTCTATTTCTCCATTTTTTATTAAAATTTCTTCGGATTTAACTTGTGCAAAAGAAATTGATATTCCAAAAATTGAGATTATAATATAAGTGATACATCGAATCATATTAATTTTTTTTAATAATATAAGTTTCTAAGATACGCATAGCTTCTTCCTTTTTTTGCGTACCAATTAATAATTTCTTACCATTTTTAAATATAAGCTGAATGCCAATATCACCAGAAACATTTATTGCCTTCTCTTTTCCTTTATTAAAAAAAAAGCCACCTCTTAATCCCCAACCTCCAAACTCACTTATAGGATAATAAGTTCTTACATACGCTTTAGAAATTGTATTCCAAGGAATTGTTTTTACTTTAAGATGCAAAGGAAAAAACTGGTAATGAATTCCCTTTTCATCAATTCTTGTTGTAAGCTTAAATAAAAAAATCAATGAAATTGATAATAAAAAAATTCCGATAGTAATTAAAAATTCTTGTGTTGATAAAGTAGATCCCTTTTTAAAGTATTTTTTTATCATCATTGCTGTAGGTAAAATAGAAGCAACAATTAATATTAAAATCAACCAAGTTTGTCTAAAACGTTGTTCTTCTTTAAATATTTTCATTTTAGCGATTTTTGTTACGTTCAAAAATTACAGAGTTCCAACCTTGAGGCACTTCTTTATAAACCCAACCTTCTCTAGCATATTGATTTAATAAGTCTTCAAAATTTTGAACACGATTTCTAAGACCTAGTTTTAATTGTACTATTTTATATTCTTTCATGTTTATTCTTTTTTGTTTTAGAGTTACAAAGGTTTAAAGTGAATAAAGTTGTGGAGTTGTCATTTTTTTTAGCTCCACTAAACACTAATTAATGACTCAACGTACCCGCATTAACAATAGGAGAGGCTTCTTTATCGCCACATAAAATAACCAATAAATTACTTACCATTGCAGCTTTTCGTTCATCATCTAGCTCTACAATTTGTTTTCTACTTAATTCGTTTAAAGCCATTTCTACCATTTCCACAGCACCTTGTACAATTTTATGTCTTGCAGCTACAATTGCAGTTGCTTGTTGTCTTTTTAACATGGCAGAAGCAATTTCTTGCGCATACGCTAAGTAACCAATTCTTGCTTCTAAAACTTCTATACCTGCAATAGACAAGCGCTCGTCTATTTCTTTTTCTAAAGCTTCAGACACTTCGTTTACACTAGAGCGTAAGGTTATATCTTCATCATGACCTTCATCTGCAAAATTATCATACGGATACATACTAGCCAACTTTCTTACAGCTGCATCTGTTTGTACACGTACAAAGTTCTCATAATTATCTACATCAAAAGCTGCCTTGTAAGTGTCTGTTACTCTCCAAACCAAAATTGTAGAAATCATGATCGGATTTCCTAATTTGTCATTTACTTTTAAACGTTCAGAATCGAAATTACTAGCTCTTAAAGAAATTGTTTTTTTCTTATAGAGTGGGTTTGCCCAATACAAACCATTAGATTTAATGGTTCCTACATATTTACCAAATAATAAAATTACTTTAGACGTGTTTGGGTTTACAAGAATAAATCCGAAGAAACCAATAAAGCCAATTAAACTAACAATTGCATATACAATTGTTTCTTCCATGGCAGAGAATACAATTCCGCCAATAAATAATAATATTACTATTAATAACATTAAATAACCGTTTGCTGGTTTAATAATTTTTTCTGTTTTCATATAGATTCGTTTAAAGTGATATTAAAATGATATCGTAAAGATATACTATTATTTTTGAGATTTACAAATTTGGTGAAGATTATTTTTATAAATTTGTTGAAACATAATTTTAAAAGCACAAGATGAAGATTAAATTACTTTTTATACTATCGCTATTTTTATTCTCAAGTTATACAAAAGAAGAAACTGTATTTTGGGGGCCAACAGGACACAGAACTACTGGTAAAATAGCAGAATATCATTTAACAAACAAAGCAAAAAGAAAAATTGATAAATTGTTAAAGGGACAAAGTTTAGCTTTTGTATCCACCTTTGGTGATGAAATAAAATCTGATAAAAAGTACAATGAATTTTATTCATGGCATTATGTAAATATGGGCTTGGATGAAAAATATGCAGATGCAGAAAAAAATCCGGCAGGAGATATGGTTACTGGTATACAAAAATGTGTGCAAGTTTTAAAGGATGATAATAGTAGTGAAGAAGATAAAGTTTTCTATTTAAAAATGTTAGTACATTTAGTAGGAGATTTACACCAACCAATGCATGTTGGCCAAAGAGAAGATAAAGGAGGGAATACCATACAAGTTCAGTGGTTTGGTAAAGGTGCAAATTTACATTCAGTTTGGGATTCTAAAATAATTGAAGAGTGGAATATGAGTTATATTGAGTTGGCTGAAAATGCAAAAGATTTATCAAAAGCAGAAATTAAAGCCATCGAAAATGGAACTGTTGTAGATTGGGTAGATGAAGTTCATGAAGTTACAAAAGAAGTTTATAAATCTGTTAAAGTTGGAGAAAATTTAAAATACAGATATTCTTACGATCATTTAGAAACCGTAAGAACTCAATTACAAAAAGGGGGAATTCGTTTGGCAAAAATTTTAAACGAAATTTTCTAGTTAAAAAATCAACACTTATAAGAATAGCCTCATAAATTTACTTTTATGAGGCTATTTTTTGTTAAGGATTAGTTAATTGTTTTTTAGTAAGATATCTTCTTTGTAATTTTATAAAATGCTAAAAAAAAGTTTTTATACTTTATTGTTTTTCTCCCTTTTAATCTCTTGTAAAAAAGGAGAAGTAAAAGAGCTATCACAAAAAGTTACTTCTGTAAAGTCTTATACATATAACGAGTTGAAGCCTTTGTTAGAGAGAAATGATGGTAAAACGTATGTGGTTAATTTTTGGGCAACTTGGTGTGCTCCTTGTATTAAAGAATTACCCGCATTTGAAAAATTAAACGAAGAATATGCTGCTAAAAATGTAGAAGTTATTTTGGTAAGTTTAGATTTTCCGAAACAAGTAGATAAAAGATTAATTCCTTTTATCAATAAAAATAATTTGCACTCTAAAGTAGTTTTATTAAATGATGTGAATGAAGATGTTTGGATAAAAGCAATCGATTCTACTTGGTCTGGAGCATTACCTGCTACTTTAATTTACAATGCAAAGGGTAGAAAATTTTATGAGCAATCTTTCGATTATGAAAAACTAGAGTCTGAATTAAAAACTATTTTATAAACTAATAAAGGAACGATATGAAATATACAAAATCAATTTTAATATTATTTGTAGTTTTAGTAGCAAGTGCCTTTACTGTAAAAACGACAGCAGGTTACCAAGTAGGAGATACAATAGAAGACTTTAAATTAATAAATATTGATGATAAGATGGTTTCTTTGTCAGATTATTCTGATGCAAAGGGCTTTATTCTCATTTTTACGTGTAATACATGTCCGTACTCGGTAGCTAATGAGGATAGAATAATTGACTTAGATGCAAAATATAAGAAATTAGGATATCCGGTAATTGCAATTAATCCTAATGATCCAAAAGCATCTAAAGGAGATAGTTTAGAGGATATGAAGGTTAGGGCTAAAGAAAAAGGATTTACGTTTCCTTATTTGTTAGATCAAGAACAAAAAGTGTATCCCAAATTTGGGGCAACAAAAACACCACATGTATTTGTTGTTGGTAAACCAAGTATGAAAGTTGAATATATTGGGCAATAGACAATAACTCTAGAGACGCAGATGCTGTAACAGAAAAATATGTAGAAGACGTTGTAGATGCTTTATTGTCTGGTAAAAAACCAACTAAAACAAACACAAGAGCAATTGGTTGTTCTATAAAAGTATTATAAGAAAAATGATTTAGAAGATTAATTGAACTTTTTCCTCTATTTACTAAAAATCCCAAGTTTTCACTTGGGGTTTTTTTATGATGTATTTAAAAAACTAAACTAGTTGTTAATACCAGCGTTTTTTATTCTTTTTAGAAGCTTCAGATTTTCTTCCTTTATTGTGTTTGCTAACCGTATTTGGTTGCTTTTTTCTGTGTTTTGGAGGTGCAATTGGGTAAGGGTGTTCTGCAATTACTTTAATAGGCTTTTCTATTAATTTTTCTATTAATTTAATATAAGCATTTTCATCTGGAGAGCAGAAAGAAAAAGCAATTCCAGATTTTCCTGCTCTACCAGTTCTACCAATTCTATGAATATAGGTTTCTGGTATGTTAGGAATATCAAAATTAATAATGGCATCTACATTTGTAATGTCAATTCCACGTGCAGCAACATCAGTTGCAATTAATATATTTGCTTTTTTATCTTTAAAATCTTCAATAGCTTTGTTACGTATTGCTTG
Proteins encoded in this region:
- the rplQ gene encoding 50S ribosomal protein L17; the protein is MRHGKKHNHLGRTTSHRKAMLANMTCSLIEHKRINTTVAKAKALRVFAEPLITKSKSDTTHNRRVVFSHLRDKYAVTELFKEISVKVADRPGGYLRIIKLGNRQGDNAPMAMVELVDYNEIYNPNGKKAKKTTRRGRSKKADAPQVEGTATEEKSEE
- the carA gene encoding glutamine-hydrolyzing carbamoyl-phosphate synthase small subunit — translated: MKYQTRKKALVLLADGTIFYGKSVGIEGTSTGEICFNTGMTGYQEIFTDPSYFGQLMVATNAHIGNYGVNDNEVESDGIKISGLICRNFSFTHSRVDSNGNLKDWFTKHNLVAISDVDTRALVSYIRDNGAMNAIISTDVDNIDALKKQLASVPSMEGLELASKVSTKEPYYVGDENATIKISALDIGIKKNILRNLAKRGAYIKVFPYNAKFEDLAAFNPDGYFISNGPGDPEPLIEAQEVAKEIIERNLPLFGICLGHQVIALANGISTYKMYNGHRGINHPVKNLLTGKGEITSQNHGFAINREETEANDNVEITHVHLNDHTVAGIRMKDKNVFSVQYHPEASPGPHDSEYLFDQFIKNIKEAKSVTN
- the eno gene encoding phosphopyruvate hydratase; protein product: MSIIISVHARQIFDSRGNPTVEVDVTTENGVLGRAAVPSGASTGEHEAVELRDGGKDYMGKGVLKAVSNVNNIIAAELLGTSVFEQNAIDQLMIDLDGTPNKSKLGANAILGVSLAAAKAAANELGMPLYRYVGGVSANTLPLPMMNIINGGSHSDAPIAFQEFMIMPVKAKTFTEAMKMGSEIFHNLKKVLHDRNLSTAVGDEGGFAPNLPGGTEDAIETIALAVKNAGYVFGEEIKIALDCAAAEFYVDGKYDYTKFEGETGKIRTSKEQADYLAELTGKYPIISIEDGMDENDWDGTKYLTELIGDKVQLVGDDLFVTNVERLAKGIENGIANSILIKVNQIGSLTETIAAVNMAKNAGYTSVMSHRSGETEDNTIADLAVALNCGQIKTGSASRSDRMAKYNQLLRIEEELGATAYFPGENAFKL
- a CDS encoding citrate synthase; this encodes MSDTAKLQIGDKTYEFPLVKGTENEVAIDIKTLRGATNGIITIDPGYKNTGSCESAITFLDGEKGILRYRGYSIEELAEKADFLEVSYALIFGNLPTKAELEKFHNDIRDHSLVDDDVRKILEAFPKTAHPMGVLSSLTSALTAFNPSSVNIESREDMYNAIVRIMAKFPVLVAWTMRKQKGMHLNYGQKSLGYVENLMFMMFKQPNEDFVINPIVKDALDKLLILHADHEQNCSTSTVRIVGSSHAGLFASLSAGISALWGPLHGGANQAVLEMLEGIRADGGDTKKYMAKAKDKNDPFRLMGFGHRVYKNFDPRAKIIKAAADDVLNDLGVKDPILDIARSLEQEALNDPYFVERKLYPNVDFYSGIIYRAMGIPTEMFTVMFALGRLPGWIAQWKEMRLNKEPIGRPRQIYTGENYRPFTGIEKR
- a CDS encoding dimethylarginine dimethylaminohydrolase family protein, with protein sequence MLQLNIKNETSRLRAVILGTAKSNGGVPKVESCYDPKSIEHVLAGTYPKESAMNLEMEAVAEILKKYDVEVFRPDIIENYNQIFSRDIAFVIEDTFIEANILPDREKEYRAIDKVISKIDPKKVVVLPKECHVEGGDVMPWNDYLFIGTYSGSDYSDYITARTNMDAVIALQELFPEKKVKSFELRKSNTNAKENALHLDCCFQPIGKDKAILHKNGFLIEREYQWLVNFFGEENIFEITKEEMYSMNSNIFSISEEVIISEKNFTRLNTWLRDKGFTVEEVAYSEIAKQEGLLRCSTLPLIRD